The DNA window CAATATATCTTTATGAACAAATGAATAATTACAATTATAAAGATGCAAATGTAATATCTTTTTTTATTTTATTTTTTTGTTTGTTATTATTTTATTTTATTGAGAATATTTTATTTAAAAATGTTAAAATTAATTGATATAAAGTATCGGCATGCTAACACAATTTTTAATTTTTCTTTTACAGCTAAAAAAGGAGAAAAAATCATTGTAATAGGCCCTAGTGGTTCTGGTAAAACTACACTTTTAAACTTAATATCTGGTTTTTTTCAACCTATACAAGGAAAAATTTTTATTAATAATTATGATTATACTAAAATTTATTCAAATCAACGACCAGTTTCAATGTTATTTCAAGAAAATAATCTTTTTATGCATTTAACTGTTTATGAAAATATAGGATTAGCTTTAAATTCTAGATTAAAACTAAATGATTTAGAAAAAAAAAAAATAAAAAAAATAGCAGAAAAGATGAAAATTATTGATTTAATGCAATTTTTTCCTTATCAATTATCAGGAGGACAACAACAACGTGTTGCATTAAGTCGTTGTTTATTGCAAAAAAGACCAGTATTACTATTAGATGAACCATTTTCAAGTTTAGATTTTTTTTTAAGACAAGAAATTATCAAGTTGATCGATACAATTTGTAACGAATATAATATCACTTTACTAAATATTACTCATCATCTTGATGATTTTAAGAATCTTTCATTAAGAAGTATATTAATAGACAAAGGAAAAATTGTATTTGATGGCTTAATTAATCAAGCAATAAAAAAATTTGAAAATTTTTATAAGTAAAAACTATTCAATATTTTAATTAATTGAAAAAAAATATTTAAAATTATGCATATATCTAAATTCTTTTTTGATCTTCCTACTAAACTAATTGCACGTTTTCCACAAAAAAAAAGAAGTAGTTGTCGATTACTTATACTAAATAAAATCAGTGGTAAAATAACTCATACGAAATTTTACGATATTGTAAACAAAATTAATGAAGGAGATTTATTAATTTTTAATGATACCAAAGTAATTCCTGCTAGAATATATGGACATAAAAATACTGGAGGAAAAATAGAAATTTTAGTAGAACGTATTTTAGACAACAAAAATATTTTAGTACATATTTATTCAAAACGTCCATTATCATTAGGTTCAAAGATATTTTTACAAAAAAGAAAGAATTCTACTCAATATATAGAAGCAATTATTATAAAAATTATTAAAAATGAAGCAATTATTAGTTTTAGTAAAAATAATTTTAATACACTTGATATTCTTTATGAAGTAGGTCATATTCCATTGCCTCCATATATAAAACGTATTGATGAAAAAATAGATTACGAATATTATCAAACAATATATGGAAAAAATATTGGTTCAATTGCAGCGCATACTGCAGGTTTACATTTTGATCAAGAATTATTAAAAAAAATTAAAAAAAAGAATATAGAAACAGCATTTATAACTTTACATATCGGGATTGGTACATTTAAAAGTATCAGAAAAACGAATATAAAATATCATACTATGCATGATGAATACTTAAATATTTCACAAGAAACAATTAATGCAATTTTATCTTGTAAAGCTAGAGGTAATAAAATAATAGCAGTAGGTACTAGTACAGTTAGAGCATTAGAAAGTATAGCTATAAACAACAATCAAAATTTTGTTCCATACTCTGGTAAAACAAATATATTTATATATCCAGGATGGAAATATAGAGTTATTGATGCGTTAATTACGAATTTTCATTTGCCTAAATCTACTTTAATTATCTTAGTTTCAGCTTTTGTTGGACGTCAACTGCTCATGAGAACTTATCAGGAAGCAATTAAAAAAAAGTATCTCTTTTTTAGTTATGGCGATGCAATGTTTATTAGTAATGATCCTCACATTTAAACATTAAATTTTTAGGAGAAAATATTGAAATTTAAGATTGATGCAATATGTGGAAAAGCGCGTTGCGGTCGTCTTATTATCAATAACAACGTTATTGACACGCCTACTTTTATGCCAGTGGGAACATATGGAACGATAAAAAGTCTCTCCATAGATGAGATTACTAATACTGGTTCACAAATAATATTATGTAATGCTTTACATTTATTTTTAAGACCAGGAACAAAAATTATAAAATCTTATAATGGTTTACATAATTTTATTCAGTGGAAAAAACCAATTCTTACAGATTCTGGAGGTTTTCAAGTTTTTAGCTTAAAAAAATTTAGAAGAATTAACGAAAAAGGAGTAAAGTTTAAAAGTCCAATTAATGGTGAATATTTTTTCTTAAATCCAGAAAAATCGATATCAATCCAAAATGATCTTGGATCTGATATTTTTATGATTTTTGATGAATGTACATCATATCCTGTTACTTGGAAAGATGCTAAAAAATCAATGGAAAGATCTTTAAAATGGGCTGAAAGAAGTAAAATATGTTTTCAAACCATTACAACAAAGAAAAAACTTTTATTTGGTATTATTCAAGGTAGTATCTATAAAGATTTGCGTCTTTTTTCTTTAAAAGAATTATTAGATATAAACTTTGATGGTTACGCTATTGGTGGTTTATCAGTAGGAGAACCAAAAAAAGATATAAATAACATTCTATCATATATTTGTTCTAAAATTCCTTCTAAAAAACCTCGTTATCTTATGGGTATTGGAAAACCGGAAGATATTATTACAGCAGTATTAAATGGTGTCGATATGTTTGATTGTGTCATTCCTACAAGGAATGCAAGAAATGGGTATTTGTTTACAAATAAAAAAATTATAAAAATCAGGAATACGAAATACAAAACTGATCTACGTCCATTAGATTATGAATGTTTATGTTATACATGCCAAAATTATAGTAGAGGATATTTGCATCATTTAGACAAATGTAATGAAACTCTAGGTATGAGATTAAATACTATTCATAATCTTCATTATTATCAGTTTTTTATGAGAAATATAAGAATGGCTATTATAAATAACAATCTTGAGAAATTTATTAATGATTTCTATATAAAAAATAATATATTAAGATAACAAATGGTGAAATATATAATATAGGAATAAAAAAATGTCAAATATACACTCTACTGATCAGAGTAATCCTTATTCTTTAATATTAATATTAATATTATTTGGTGTTACTTTTTATTTTGTTGTTTTTTTACCTCAAAAAAAACGTTTAAACGAACAAAAAAAAGTTATAGATTCGATTGTTGAAGGAGATGAAATTATTACTACTAGTGGTTTATTAGGACGTGTAGTAAACATCAAAAAAACTGGATATATTAGTATTGCTTTAAACGAAAAAACAGAAGTTGTTATTAAACGTGACTTTATTGCTTCTATTTTGCCTAAAGGCACCATTAATGAATTATAATTTGTTATAGGTTGGAATTTTTGTGTCAAATCGTTATCCTTTTTGGAAATATTGTTTATTTATTATTATCATAATTATAGGTTCTTTATATGCTTTACCAAACATTTATGGAGAAAGTCCAGCTATTCAAATTACTTTAACTCACTATAAACCGTTTACTAAAAATACTTTAAATCAAATACATAATGTTTTAAAAAAAGAAAAAATTTCAGCTCAAAAACTGATATTAGATAATAAAAGTTTTTTTATATTTTTTAAAAATACAGAAACACAATTAAATTTTTATAATATTTTAAAAAAAAAGCTAGGAAAAAATTATTTAGTTGCCTTAAATTTATATCCTTCTACCCCAAAATGGATGCAGAAAATTGGAGCTCATCCTATGAAACTTGGTTTAGATTTAAGAGGTGGAATTTATTTTTTAATGCAATCAGATGTAGATAAAAATTTTATTAACATACAGAATAATAATATTAAATTAATAAAAAAAACTATTAATTTAAACAAAATTCATTATAAAAAAATAGAAAAAATATCAAATAAAAAAATAAAAATTTATTTATATGATGAAAAAGATAGCAAAAAATTATTAAAAAATCTTCAATTGCTAAATAAAAATTTTTTTATTTCAGTTTTTAAAAAAAACATTTATGTACAAATGAAAGATGAATTTGTTCATAAAACTATTATAGAAATAACAAAAAAAAATATCGGTATTCTTCGTAATCGTTTAAATCAATTAGGATTATCAGAAATTTTAATTTATCAACAAGGTTTTGACAAAATTGTTGTTGAAATTCCAGGCATACAAGATGCTACACACGCAAAAGAAATTATTAGTCTTACTGCTATGATAGAGTTACATGTAGTTGAAACAGATATTCTAAAATATAGTCAAGATTATGAAAAAACGTTAGAAGTAAAAAGTACAAGAGACGGTCAAAAATATTTATTAAAAAAAAATGTAATATTATCAGGTAACCATATTATTAATTCAAATGTTAGCATTGATGAATATAATAAACCTCAAGTAGATATTATGCTTGATGATCAAGGTGGTAATCTTATGTTTAATTTTAGTAAAAAAAACATTGGAAAGTTAATAGCTACTCTTTTAATTGAATATTATGAAACAGGAAAAAAAGACATTCATGGAGATAAAGTCCTTCAAAAAAAGGAAGAAATAATTAATATCGCAAAAATTCAATCAGTATTGAACAATAATTTTCGTATTAGTGGAATTAAAAATATTGATGAAGCACGTCAGTTATCGTTATTATTACGTTCAGGTGCTCTGATTGCTCCATTACGAATACTTGAAGAACGTATAATTGGACCAATTATGGGTAAAAAAAATATCACTCAAGGAATTAAATCATGTATATGGAGTGTAATTGCTGCTAGTTGTTTTATGATTATTTTTTATAAAAAATTTGGTCTTATTGCAGTATTTTCTTTATTTATTAACTTAATCTTAATTACAGGACTTATGTCATTAATTCCTAATATTACATTAACTATGCCTGGTATAGCTGGTATAGTACTAACTATTGCTATAGCAGTAGATGCTAATGTATTAATTAATGAAAGAATTAAAGAAGAATTAATTAATAATAATTCAATACAATTATCTATTTTTTATGGATATAAAAATGCATTATCTAGTATATTAGATGCTAATTTTAGTACATTAATAACTACAATAGTTCTTTATATCTTTGGTACTGGTGCAATTAAAGGATTTGCAATTACCACTGCAATTGGTATTTTTACTTCAATGTTTTCATCAATTTTTATAACTCGTGGAATAGTTAATTTATTATATGGTCACAAGAATATTAAAAAACTTTCCATTTAGGAAAAATTTTCATGAATGTACTATTAACTAGTAAAACAGAACAAAAAACAAAAATTTATGATTTTATGCGTTGGAATTATTTTGCTTTTTTTGTTTCGGTAATTTTATGTATTATTTCTATTCTTGTAATTTATAATAAAAATTTTAATCTAGGAATTGATTTTACTGGAGGAAAAATTGTTGAAATTCAATTAGAAAAACCAATAAATTTAACTATTTTGAAAAAATCATTACAAAAATCTGGACTTTATAAAGTAAACTTACAAAAATTTGACAGTGATCTTAATATAAAAATACAATTTTATTTAAATAAAAATGCTGATGATACATTGACTATTAAAAATATACTAAATAATATTTATTTACAAAAAAAACAAAAAGTCATTATTACTCGAACTGAATCGATTGGTCCTGGTGCAGGTGCAGATTTATTTTTAAAGGGAATAACAGCTTTTTTTGCTGCTTTATTTTCTATTTTTATATACGTTACTTTTCGCTTTGAATGGAGATTAGCATTAAGTACAATTATAGCATTAATACATGATATAATTATTACTATTGGATTTTTATCATTATTTTCTATTGAAATAAATTTAACAAGTATTGCGTCACTAATATCAGTTATTGGTTATTCTTTAAATGACAGCATTGTTTCTTCTGATCGTATTAGAGAAAATTTTAATAAAATTAAAAATATTAGTTCTTATGAAATAATAAATTTATCATTAACACAAACTTTAAAAAGAACTCTTATGACTGCCGCAATAATTTTAATCGCCATTATAATACTTGCTATTTTTGGAGGAGAATTTTTGAAAAGTTTTTCTTTAACAATGTTAATTGGTGTTTCGATAGGAACCCTTTCATCTTTTTATATCACTTCTGCTTTAGCGTTAGTATTTGGTATCAATAATAAAATTTTAACAAAATAAAATAAATAAAACATGTTAATCATATAAAATAATTGGTATTAAAATTAATACTCATGTTATTTATATTTAAGGATATATTATAATGGACGATTTTTATATGAATCGTGCTTTACAATTAGCATATCGCGGTATTTTTACAACAGATCCTAATCCTAATGTCGGTTGTGTAATTGTAAAAAATAATCATATTGTAGGAGAGGGATGGCATAGAAAAGCAGGTGATATGCATGCAGAAATATATGCTTTAATAAATGCTGGAAAAAATTCATTAAATGCTACAGCATACATTACACTTGAACCTTGCAATCATTTTGGAAAAACCCCCCCATGTTGTATAGAGTTAATAAAAAGTGGTATTAATCGTGTAGTTATTGCTACTAAAGATCCAAATCCTTTAGTATCTGGAAAAAGCTTAACTTATCTTCAAAAACATGGCATTCAAACTAAAGTTGGTACTATGGCTAACGAAGCTAAAAAAATCAATTGTGGTTTTTTTAAAAGAATGAAAACAGGTTTTCCTTGGATACAAATAAAGATGGCATCATCTATTGATGGTAGAACTTCTTTATTATCAGAAAAAAAATGTTGGATTACAGATTCATTTTCAAGAAGTGATGTTCAAAAATTTAGAGCACAAAGTTCGGCTATTCTTAGTAGCAGTGCAACTGTGATGATAGATAATCCATCTCTTAATGTGAGATGGAATGAATTGGATACGAACACAAAAGTGATTTTAAAAAAAGAAGATGTTCGTCAACCTATCATTATCATTATTGATAGCAAAAATAAAGTAACATCACAATATAAAATAATAAATCAATCGTCTAATAATATTTGGTTTATAAGAAAAAATATTAAACGAGAATTTCTTTCTTTAAAGAAAATAAAACAAATTCTTGTTCCAACAAAGAATGAAAATATTGATTTGTTAAAAATGTTTCTAATATTAGGAAAAAAACAAATAAATAAAATTTTAGTAGAATCTGGACCAAAACTAGCAGGTGCTTTAATTAAACAAAAATTAGCAGATGAAATAATTTTATATATGTCACCTAAAATTTTTGGTCATGAAAATAAGGAATTATTTTATATTCCTAAGTTACATAAATTATCTGAAGCATTAGAATATAAATTTACTGATATTCAAGTATTAGGAAATGATTTACGTTTAATATTAACACCAAAAAAAAATATTTAAATTTAATATAAGGTTGCTATTATGAAAACTATCCATGCTGATTTATATAATTCTGATTCAAAGATTGCAATTATTGTATCAAAATTCAATAAACATATAAATAATAACTTGTTAGAGGGAGCTATTCATGCATTACAAAAAATAGGTCAAATAAAAGATGAAAATATTACAATTATCTGGGTACCAGGCTCTTATGAGTTACCTTTAGTTTTAAATATATTATTAAAATATAATAGTAATTTTTCAGCCGTTATTGCTTTAGGAACAATTATTAAAGGTGAAACTGATCATTTTAAGCATATTGCTAGTAGTGTCAGTTCTAGTATTATAGAAATTATGCAAAAAAGAGAAATACCAATTGGTTTTGGAATACTAATTACTAAAAATATGCAACAAGCTCTAGATCGTTCAGGTGGAAAATTTGGTAATAAAGGATATGAGGCAGCAATGACGGTATTAGAAATGATTAATCTTATTAACATAGTTAAAAACTAATAAATATAGAAATATGGAGAGATTATATGAAATAT is part of the Candidatus Tachikawaea gelatinosa genome and encodes:
- the thiQ gene encoding thiamine ABC transporter ATP-binding protein, with product MLKLIDIKYRHANTIFNFSFTAKKGEKIIVIGPSGSGKTTLLNLISGFFQPIQGKIFINNYDYTKIYSNQRPVSMLFQENNLFMHLTVYENIGLALNSRLKLNDLEKKKIKKIAEKMKIIDLMQFFPYQLSGGQQQRVALSRCLLQKRPVLLLDEPFSSLDFFLRQEIIKLIDTICNEYNITLLNITHHLDDFKNLSLRSILIDKGKIVFDGLINQAIKKFENFYK
- the queA gene encoding tRNA preQ1(34) S-adenosylmethionine ribosyltransferase-isomerase QueA, whose protein sequence is MHISKFFFDLPTKLIARFPQKKRSSCRLLILNKISGKITHTKFYDIVNKINEGDLLIFNDTKVIPARIYGHKNTGGKIEILVERILDNKNILVHIYSKRPLSLGSKIFLQKRKNSTQYIEAIIIKIIKNEAIISFSKNNFNTLDILYEVGHIPLPPYIKRIDEKIDYEYYQTIYGKNIGSIAAHTAGLHFDQELLKKIKKKNIETAFITLHIGIGTFKSIRKTNIKYHTMHDEYLNISQETINAILSCKARGNKIIAVGTSTVRALESIAINNNQNFVPYSGKTNIFIYPGWKYRVIDALITNFHLPKSTLIILVSAFVGRQLLMRTYQEAIKKKYLFFSYGDAMFISNDPHI
- the tgt gene encoding tRNA guanosine(34) transglycosylase Tgt, translating into MKFKIDAICGKARCGRLIINNNVIDTPTFMPVGTYGTIKSLSIDEITNTGSQIILCNALHLFLRPGTKIIKSYNGLHNFIQWKKPILTDSGGFQVFSLKKFRRINEKGVKFKSPINGEYFFLNPEKSISIQNDLGSDIFMIFDECTSYPVTWKDAKKSMERSLKWAERSKICFQTITTKKKLLFGIIQGSIYKDLRLFSLKELLDINFDGYAIGGLSVGEPKKDINNILSYICSKIPSKKPRYLMGIGKPEDIITAVLNGVDMFDCVIPTRNARNGYLFTNKKIIKIRNTKYKTDLRPLDYECLCYTCQNYSRGYLHHLDKCNETLGMRLNTIHNLHYYQFFMRNIRMAIINNNLEKFINDFYIKNNILR
- the yajC gene encoding preprotein translocase subunit YajC; the protein is MSNIHSTDQSNPYSLILILILFGVTFYFVVFLPQKKRLNEQKKVIDSIVEGDEIITTSGLLGRVVNIKKTGYISIALNEKTEVVIKRDFIASILPKGTINEL
- the secD gene encoding protein translocase subunit SecD, producing the protein MSNRYPFWKYCLFIIIIIIGSLYALPNIYGESPAIQITLTHYKPFTKNTLNQIHNVLKKEKISAQKLILDNKSFFIFFKNTETQLNFYNILKKKLGKNYLVALNLYPSTPKWMQKIGAHPMKLGLDLRGGIYFLMQSDVDKNFINIQNNNIKLIKKTINLNKIHYKKIEKISNKKIKIYLYDEKDSKKLLKNLQLLNKNFFISVFKKNIYVQMKDEFVHKTIIEITKKNIGILRNRLNQLGLSEILIYQQGFDKIVVEIPGIQDATHAKEIISLTAMIELHVVETDILKYSQDYEKTLEVKSTRDGQKYLLKKNVILSGNHIINSNVSIDEYNKPQVDIMLDDQGGNLMFNFSKKNIGKLIATLLIEYYETGKKDIHGDKVLQKKEEIINIAKIQSVLNNNFRISGIKNIDEARQLSLLLRSGALIAPLRILEERIIGPIMGKKNITQGIKSCIWSVIAASCFMIIFYKKFGLIAVFSLFINLILITGLMSLIPNITLTMPGIAGIVLTIAIAVDANVLINERIKEELINNNSIQLSIFYGYKNALSSILDANFSTLITTIVLYIFGTGAIKGFAITTAIGIFTSMFSSIFITRGIVNLLYGHKNIKKLSI
- the secF gene encoding protein translocase subunit SecF, translated to MNVLLTSKTEQKTKIYDFMRWNYFAFFVSVILCIISILVIYNKNFNLGIDFTGGKIVEIQLEKPINLTILKKSLQKSGLYKVNLQKFDSDLNIKIQFYLNKNADDTLTIKNILNNIYLQKKQKVIITRTESIGPGAGADLFLKGITAFFAALFSIFIYVTFRFEWRLALSTIIALIHDIIITIGFLSLFSIEINLTSIASLISVIGYSLNDSIVSSDRIRENFNKIKNISSYEIINLSLTQTLKRTLMTAAIILIAIIILAIFGGEFLKSFSLTMLIGVSIGTLSSFYITSALALVFGINNKILTK
- the ribD gene encoding bifunctional diaminohydroxyphosphoribosylaminopyrimidine deaminase/5-amino-6-(5-phosphoribosylamino)uracil reductase RibD, whose translation is MMDDFYMNRALQLAYRGIFTTDPNPNVGCVIVKNNHIVGEGWHRKAGDMHAEIYALINAGKNSLNATAYITLEPCNHFGKTPPCCIELIKSGINRVVIATKDPNPLVSGKSLTYLQKHGIQTKVGTMANEAKKINCGFFKRMKTGFPWIQIKMASSIDGRTSLLSEKKCWITDSFSRSDVQKFRAQSSAILSSSATVMIDNPSLNVRWNELDTNTKVILKKEDVRQPIIIIIDSKNKVTSQYKIINQSSNNIWFIRKNIKREFLSLKKIKQILVPTKNENIDLLKMFLILGKKQINKILVESGPKLAGALIKQKLADEIILYMSPKIFGHENKELFYIPKLHKLSEALEYKFTDIQVLGNDLRLILTPKKNI
- the ribH gene encoding 6,7-dimethyl-8-ribityllumazine synthase, translated to MKTIHADLYNSDSKIAIIVSKFNKHINNNLLEGAIHALQKIGQIKDENITIIWVPGSYELPLVLNILLKYNSNFSAVIALGTIIKGETDHFKHIASSVSSSIIEIMQKREIPIGFGILITKNMQQALDRSGGKFGNKGYEAAMTVLEMINLINIVKN